The following coding sequences lie in one Oncorhynchus nerka isolate Pitt River linkage group LG14, Oner_Uvic_2.0, whole genome shotgun sequence genomic window:
- the LOC115141704 gene encoding ubiquitin-associated and SH3 domain-containing protein B-like, with the protein MAAKEDLYSKIIPRRLRPKVPGTVKYGSNLDVLLSMGFPKTRALKALVSTGGRNVQAACDWLFSHVDDPFLDDPLPREYVLYLRPSGPLQNQLHHFWQQSRVSCGKNKAHNIFPHITLCQFFMCADNKVDALLEALQATVAQWRGRFPSPLPLELYTSFNFIGLFVEEQIAEVLKQFAADFASEAARNADVHLEPHKKQLHVTLAYHFPTSHLTSLEKLAKGIEVKLGCDWLAVLFSRDIRFANHETLRVMYPYAPQNEDELELVPGDFVFMSPLEQNNTSEGWVYGSSLATGLSGLLPENYVSRADECDTWVFHRSHSFFSCSASSDKVSRERGLFDGLLDSRLLDNTSPGDTPTLSLICHPMQVLRVSSNHSRLPKRTLFVCRHGERMDVVFGKHWLSLCSDSKGRYVRTNLNMPVSLPMWSGGHRDYNMDTPITVFGSTQARIVGEALLESNTVIDFVYCSPSLRCVQTAQNILKGLQQDGKLKIRVEPGLFEWTKWVSGSSLPAWIPPTDLAASHFTVDTTYRPLIPITKLSVSESYDTYMSRSYQVTKDILSDCKNMGNNILIVAHASSLEACTRQLQGRSPQTSKDFIQVVRKIPYLGFCSCEEQGDTGVWQLVDPPILPLTHGPNHSFNWKETLLQE; encoded by the exons ATTGAAGGCACTAGTATCAACAGGAGGCAGGAATGTACAGGCAGCATGTGACTG GCTGTTCTCCCATGTGGATGACCCCTTCCTGGATGACCCGTTGCCCAGAGAGTACGTCCTGTACCTGCGCCCCAGCGGACCCCTGCAGAATCAGCTCCATCACTTCTGGCAGCAGTCCCGAGTCTCCTGCGGAAAGAACAAGGCCCACAACATCTTCCCCCACATCACACTCTGCCAGTTCTTCATG TGTGCAGACAACAAGGTGGACGCCCTGTTGGAGGCCCTGCAGGCCACGGTGGCCCAATGGAGGGGTCGTTTCCCTAGCCCCCTGCCCCTGGAGCTCTACACCTCCTTCAACTTCATAGGCCTCTTTGTTGAGGAGCAGATCGCAGAGGTCCTCAAGCAGTTTGCTGCTGACTTTGCTTCCGAGGCTGCCAGAAATGCTG atgtCCATTTAGAGCCCCATAAGAAGCAGCTCCATGTGACGTTAGCCTACCACTTCCCCACCAGTCACCTGACCTCCCTGGAAAAGCTGGCTAAGGGAATCGAGGTGAAGCTAGGCTGTGATTGGCTGGCTGTCCTTTTTTCCCGGGACATACGGTTTGCCAATCATGAG ACGCTGCGTGTGATGTATCCCTACGCCCCTCAGAATGAGGACGAGCTGGAGCTGGTCCCGGGCGACTTTGTCTTCATGTCTCCCTTGGAGCAGAACAACACTAGCGAGGGCTGGGTCTACGGGTCCTCCCTGGCCACGGGGCTGTCCGGCCTATTGCCTGAGAACTACGTCAGCCGGGCAGATGAGTGTGACACCTGGGTCTTCCACCG ATCACACTCCTTCTTCAGTTGCTCCGCCTCCTCGGACAAAGTGAGCAGGGAAAGGGGCCTATTCGATGGGCTGCTGGACAGCCGTCTCCTCGACAACACAAGCCCTGGGGACACACCCACCTTGAGCCTCATCTGTCATCCCATGCAG GTGCTTCGGGTCAGCAGCAATCACTCTCGGCTGCCCAAGCGGACCCTGTTTGTCTGTCGGCACGGTGAGCGGATGGATGTGGTGTTTGGGAAACACTGGCTTTCACTGTGCTCTGACTCCAAAG GTAGATATGTGCGCACTAACCTGAACATGCCAGTCAGCCTGCCCATGTGGAGTGGAGGACACAGAGATTACAACATGGACACCCCCATCACTGTGTTTGGTTCCACACAAGCACGAATAGTGG GCGAGGCGTTGTTGGAGAGCAACACAGTGATAGACTTTGTGTACTGTTCGCCCTCTCTGCGCTGTGTCCAGACTGCTCAGAACATCCTCAAAG GTCTGCAGCAGGATGGCAAGCTGAAGATCAGAGTGGAGCCAGGGCTATTCGAGTGGACCAAGTGGGTCTCTGGGAGCTCTCTTCCTGCCTGGATCCCTCCCACAGACCTGGCTGCATCCCACTTCACTGTTGACACAACATACAG ACCTCTCATACCGATAACCAAACTTAGCGTGTCGGAGTCCTATGACACGTACATGAGCCGGAGCTACCAAGTGACCAAAGACATTCTGTCTGACTGCAAAAACATGG GAAACAACATACTGATTGTTGCCCACGCTTCCTCTCTGGAGGCCTGCACCCGACAGCTCCAGGGCCGCAGCCCCCAGACCTCCAAGGACTTCATCCAAGTAGTCAGGAAG ATCCCCTACCTGGGTTTCTGTTCCTGCGAGGAGCAGGGCGACACAGGAGTCTGGCAGCTAGTGGACCCGCCCATCCTGCCCCTCACACATGGACCCAACCACAGCTTCAACTGGAAGGAGACCCTCCTTCAGGAATGA